A window of Mesorhizobium shangrilense genomic DNA:
CTGGCAAGCGAAGCGGCAGCGGCGGAATTGGTGGACAAGGTTGCCCAATGGGGCAGACTGGACGTCGTGGTCAACAATGCCGGCGTGGGCTCCCGCCGGTCGGGCATCGAAGCCGATGAGCCGCCCGGCCTGCGCTGGTCGAAGTTGCGGGGCCCCAACCTCGATTCGACATACTTCGTCTCCTCTTACGCGCTCCCCGCAATGCGCGACTGCGGCGGCGGTGCGATCGTAAACATCTCATCGACAGCCACACTGCATGGAAACTGGGGATTGTACGGCGTTGCGAAGGCCGGGGTAGAGGCGCTGACACGTTCGTTGGCGGTCGAAGGCGCACCATTCGGAATTCGAGCGAATTGTGTCAGCCCCGGTTGGATCGCTACCACATTGGATGAAAGCGAACCTGCGTTACGCACGGATAGTTCGGGTGAGTGGGAAACGCCGCCAGGAGTCTTCAATCGCATGGGAACCCCCGACGAGATCGCCGCGGCGGTGGCCTT
This region includes:
- a CDS encoding SDR family NAD(P)-dependent oxidoreductase, which translates into the protein MRFQDKVVIVTGGNSGIGRGIARYFAKEGARLALVGRDSAKGSEVEAEIASVGGRATFFQCDLASEAAAAELVDKVAQWGRLDVVVNNAGVGSRRSGIEADEPPGLRWSKLRGPNLDSTYFVSSYALPAMRDCGGGAIVNISSTATLHGNWGLYGVAKAGVEALTRSLAVEGAPFGIRANCVSPGWIATTLDESEPALRTDSSGEWETPPGVFNRMGTPDEIAAAVAFLASAEASFITGQSLVVDGGLSILDYTSLTLLKTRGPALFSGTLVDTSTK